AGAACCATAACTTCCCATCATTTCGAACTTCTGCTCCACCATTACCCCTAAAATATAGACAATCGCCATGTTAAAGATCAGATGAAACCAGCTGGTATGTACCAGGGCAGCAGTAATCAGTGTATACAGCTTCTTCTTTCCCGCGATACTATATGGATGAAGCAGGAAAGAAAAATAGACTTTTTGATAATAGAATGCGTAGACGCTGATTATCGTAGTGATGCTGATAATCAGGAGGATTCCCGGGGTTGGGGAGAGAGGGGCATTAAAGTCTGACAACATGGGACAATAATGACAAAAAAATAACTTCTAATTTAAAACCTACAGCTCTAAATTAAAACACTGTGGTTTAGTAATTTGATGGCTATTAAAAGATTTTTGTATAGATCATGAGCAGAAATCCATCCCTAAACCCTGCCGGAATATGTACCGGATTCTTCCCTTTTAAAAGAAAAAATGCAGCCAAATGGATCTGGCTCAGCAAGCTATTAAGGGACGACATCAATATCATTACGGCCAATATGGTTATTGGTTTTTTCATTACAATCCTTAGTTTTTCTACCGCTGTCTTTTCACAGGTATTCATTGATGAGCTTCTTCCATCAGCAGACCGAAGCCGGTTCACTGTCGCTTTTATCCTTCTGTTTTTAACCCTCATTGTTCGTTCAGGTCTGACTTATTTTCGCAGGCAACTGCTGTTATCACAGAACAAGCGCATCAACAATAAAGTACTACCAGCTTTCCTTAGCCTTGCTCTTCACCTGCCAAAATCATTCTTTGATGACCACAGTACTGCTGAGCTCCTTTCGAAGCTTCATGAACATAGGGGGCTTCAGAAAATCATTTCCTATATCACGAACACCCTTTTCATGGACCTCCTCCTGATCTTTTCCGCAACTGCTTTTCTGGCCTGGTATTCGGTCCCGGTTGCGGCAGCTCTTTCCATAGGCATTTCGATTTTCTTCTTTGTGACGTTGAATTTCGCAAAATCGATAAAGAGTCAACAAATAGAGCTCAGCCATGCCGATGAAGCGAATCAGGAACAATATTTAAGTATGTTCCAAAGTATTGAAGCTATAAAGATCCACAATGCAGAGGATCACTTCATCACCCGGACTGAAGAAATACAAAGTGCATCTTACCAAAAGAAAGCGGGGCTCTCCGCATCAAAAAACGGATCTGCCGTCATCGCTGATCTCTTAACCGTGATCTTCAGTCTCCTGATTACCGGACTTTCCTATTTACTTTTAGTCAGGCATGAGCTGAAAACCGGCGAGATGATGGCCATTATCATCACCGGTCTTTCCATTATCCCTGCCATCTACCGTTCTTCACAAATCCGTTTACCAATCGAAAAGCTGGCCCTGATTGTAGAAAACATGTATGCTTTCTCCACCCTCGAGAAGGAATATCCTGAACGAGAGAAAGAAGAGTTACAGTACATCCATTTTCAATCGCTCTATGTGAAAAACCTGAGGTTTTCCTTTCCGGATTGCAGCGCCATTCTGAAGGACATTTCTTTTCGGGTAAGTTCCGGAGAAAGTATCGCCTTACTTGGAGAGAGTGGCTCAGGAAAAAGCACCGTTTTTGCCCTATTACAAAAGCTTTATACTCCACAATATGGTTTGATTACGATTAATGAACAATCCATCAGCCATATCGCCACCCCTTCGTTACGCAACATCGTCGCCATCGTGCCTCAGGAAGTAAAAATCTTTAACGGAACCTTGTTGGATAACATTGCACTGGGTAGCCCTCATGCCAGTCCTTCTTCCATTATAGACTTCTGTATGAATACCGGGCTTCATCATTTCTTTCAATCACTACCTCAGGGATATCTGACTCAGATCGGTGATGGAAAAGTAAAGCTTTCTTCCGGTCAGAAACAACTGGTTGGTATTGCCAGAGCACTTTACCGGAGACCTCAGCTACTTTTGCTCGATGAAGCAACCGCATTTATGGACAGCAGTACTGAAAAATTCACTCTTGAGCTACTTGTACGTTTCAAAAGAAATATGGCCATCATCCTGATCACTCACAAAACCGAAACCACCAGATTGGCAGATCGTATTTACGTCATTAAAGATGGCCATATTCAAGATCCTTATCCCGTTTTATATCATAAAAATTAGAATCTTTTTTTATTCATATCCATTTTTCAACACAATTTCTCCTCCAGGCTTACAGGTTAAGCTGAGGAAACCATCTTCAGTATTCTTCAGAACGACACCATTGTTTTTTGCTGCATACCAGGTTTTAAAGGGCAATTTCAATTTCGTCTGTCCACCTTTTTCCGCAACAATTTTCAATTCCTCTACCTGTCCTCCTGTTCTTTTCACACTGAGCAAAAAGGCGCCTTCTGCGCGTAAATTTTCGAAGGAAACATCCGACCAACCTTGCGGGATAGCCGGCATTAGCTCAATAAACCCTGCATAGCTCTGTATCAACATTTCCTGTAATCCGGCTGCAAAAGCAAAATTTCCCTCCAGCGTAAATGGGCGATAATGAAATTTTGAATAACCCGCTTTCAGCTGATCTCCATTCAAATGAAAACTATTTGCAGAACAGAATGCTTTTGCGAAAATCCGGAGATCCTCGGCAGCCGCCTCTCCATTTTTAGCTCTGGCCTTCAAATTTGCCCGCCAGGTAT
This region of Pedobacter steynii genomic DNA includes:
- a CDS encoding peptidase domain-containing ABC transporter is translated as MSRNPSLNPAGICTGFFPFKRKNAAKWIWLSKLLRDDINIITANMVIGFFITILSFSTAVFSQVFIDELLPSADRSRFTVAFILLFLTLIVRSGLTYFRRQLLLSQNKRINNKVLPAFLSLALHLPKSFFDDHSTAELLSKLHEHRGLQKIISYITNTLFMDLLLIFSATAFLAWYSVPVAAALSIGISIFFFVTLNFAKSIKSQQIELSHADEANQEQYLSMFQSIEAIKIHNAEDHFITRTEEIQSASYQKKAGLSASKNGSAVIADLLTVIFSLLITGLSYLLLVRHELKTGEMMAIIITGLSIIPAIYRSSQIRLPIEKLALIVENMYAFSTLEKEYPEREKEELQYIHFQSLYVKNLRFSFPDCSAILKDISFRVSSGESIALLGESGSGKSTVFALLQKLYTPQYGLITINEQSISHIATPSLRNIVAIVPQEVKIFNGTLLDNIALGSPHASPSSIIDFCMNTGLHHFFQSLPQGYLTQIGDGKVKLSSGQKQLVGIARALYRRPQLLLLDEATAFMDSSTEKFTLELLVRFKRNMAIILITHKTETTRLADRIYVIKDGHIQDPYPVLYHKN